From a region of the Hymenobacter jejuensis genome:
- a CDS encoding DUF3109 family protein gives MIIIQNTVISDDIRDNFFVCNLEACKGACCVEGDLGAPLEEAELQILEREYENIKPFLTDAGRQAIEQQGLYIKDWEDDYSTTTINDRECAYALYDERGILKCGIEQAYLAGATSFKKPISCHLYPIRISKYDGFDALNYDRWNICNPACSFGATLGVRIYQFLKEPLIRKYGEEWYGELVQEIETTIPEGN, from the coding sequence ATGATTATCATTCAAAATACCGTCATCTCCGACGACATTCGCGATAACTTCTTCGTCTGCAACTTGGAAGCCTGCAAAGGCGCCTGCTGCGTAGAAGGCGATTTGGGCGCCCCGCTGGAAGAAGCGGAGCTTCAGATTCTGGAAAGAGAATACGAAAATATCAAGCCTTTTCTTACCGATGCCGGCCGTCAAGCCATTGAGCAACAAGGTCTTTACATCAAGGATTGGGAGGACGACTACAGCACTACTACCATCAATGATCGTGAGTGTGCGTATGCGCTCTACGACGAGCGCGGCATCCTGAAGTGCGGCATCGAACAAGCGTACTTAGCAGGGGCTACCTCCTTCAAGAAGCCGATCAGCTGCCATTTGTATCCAATTCGGATTAGTAAGTACGACGGCTTCGATGCCCTGAATTACGACCGCTGGAACATCTGTAATCCTGCCTGCTCTTTTGGCGCCACCCTAGGCGTGCGGATTTATCAGTTTCTAAAAGAGCCCCTTATTCGCAAATACGGTGAAGAATGGTACGGCGAGCTAGTTCAGGAAATAGAAACTACGATTCCGGAAGGCAACTAA
- a CDS encoding helix-turn-helix domain-containing protein, translated as MLITSPLLYKEALRRLDELTSDRTSQQGDPDQSIDIQHLTSEIEAYEARLQLLPLPMLPTTLADMIELKRQQLQLKQKELAQLLEVPAGRLSQILSGKRRVTLDLAKKLYERLGISPEFILKTA; from the coding sequence ATGCTGATTACCTCTCCCTTACTTTACAAAGAAGCACTGCGGCGCCTCGATGAGCTCACCAGCGACAGAACAAGCCAGCAGGGAGACCCAGATCAATCTATTGATATTCAGCATCTTACATCAGAAATCGAGGCTTATGAAGCCCGCCTACAGCTGCTACCCCTTCCGATGTTGCCCACTACCTTAGCCGATATGATCGAGCTGAAGCGCCAGCAGTTGCAACTGAAGCAGAAAGAATTGGCACAACTGCTGGAAGTACCGGCAGGTCGCCTGTCGCAAATCCTAAGTGGCAAGCGTCGAGTTACCCTCGATTTAGCCAAAAAGCTTTACGAACGGTTGGGCATTAGCCCCGAATTCATTCTCAAAACTGCTTAG
- a CDS encoding beta-ketoacyl-ACP synthase III codes for MKVTAAITGVGSYVPDYVLTNKELETMVDTTDEWILSRTGIQERRILKGENQGTSVMGVRAVQQLLEKTGTRADEIDLIICATTTPDLVFPATANIISAAVGATKAFSFDMQAACSGFMFALATGAQFIQTGAYKKVVIVGADKMSSIIDYTDRSTCIIFGDGAGAVLLEPNTEGFGLLDQQLCSDGNGEAFLHQKAGGSRRPPSVETVANREHYVYQEGATVFKFAVKNMADVAAQVMERNHLTNNDVAWLVPHQANRRIIDATANRMGVGPEKVMLNIHRYGNTTNGTIPLCLADYESQLRKGDNVIIAAFGGGFTWGSLYLKWAYDPKPVSELV; via the coding sequence ATGAAAGTTACCGCCGCAATCACCGGAGTGGGCTCTTATGTGCCTGACTACGTGCTTACTAACAAAGAACTCGAAACGATGGTGGACACCACCGACGAGTGGATTTTGAGTAGAACCGGCATTCAGGAAAGGCGAATTTTAAAAGGAGAAAACCAAGGCACCTCCGTTATGGGCGTGCGGGCGGTGCAGCAATTGCTGGAGAAAACCGGTACCCGTGCCGACGAAATTGACCTGATTATTTGCGCAACCACTACGCCAGATCTAGTATTTCCAGCCACCGCCAATATTATTTCTGCTGCTGTAGGTGCTACCAAAGCATTTAGCTTTGATATGCAAGCCGCCTGTTCGGGCTTTATGTTTGCCCTCGCGACGGGCGCTCAGTTTATCCAAACCGGCGCATACAAAAAAGTCGTAATCGTAGGTGCCGATAAAATGTCGAGCATCATAGATTACACCGATCGCTCCACTTGCATCATTTTCGGCGATGGGGCCGGCGCTGTGCTGCTTGAACCCAACACAGAAGGATTTGGCTTGCTCGACCAGCAGCTTTGCTCGGATGGCAACGGGGAGGCTTTTCTGCATCAGAAAGCGGGAGGTAGCCGCCGCCCTCCGTCAGTTGAGACTGTGGCGAATCGGGAACACTACGTTTACCAGGAAGGCGCTACAGTCTTCAAGTTTGCGGTAAAGAACATGGCCGATGTTGCAGCACAGGTCATGGAACGTAACCACTTGACTAACAATGATGTAGCTTGGCTCGTGCCGCACCAGGCAAACCGCCGCATTATCGACGCTACTGCTAACCGAATGGGCGTAGGTCCGGAGAAAGTGATGCTCAATATTCACCGTTACGGCAACACGACCAACGGCACTATTCCGCTCTGCCTTGCTGACTACGAATCGCAACTGCGCAAGGGTGACAACGTAATAATCGCAGCTTTTGGTGGCGGTTTTACGTGGGGTTCGCTCTACCTGAAGTGGGCTTACGATCCCAAACCCGTTTCCGAACTGGTTTAA
- a CDS encoding glycosyltransferase family 4 protein, whose product MNTLKFAGWLRERGWNLTLFVLTNSPLHQGAQHQGIACVSTARHRKYFDVTGARWLAHNLKRLQIPVLILTQNREMDLVSLTKLRLGKSLKLIYQQHMQLGPPKRDVVHSLRFMALDAWLSPLNLLAAEVESKTRFNPDRVYVVPIGINLDRFVSPGVTTVAARQQLQLPAQTPLLGILGRIDAGKGQDFVVSVLHHLRTENKLPVELVIMGEPTKNEGDAYWNALQQQVQELDLAQVVHFRPFSEHAEVFFQAIDVFVLASANETYGMVTIEAMASARPVVATRSGGTTEIIQDEITGLLYPPRDLQACAQCVARYIHDPEQAHQIAQLAQREAQRKYSHHRQCELTEAIIYSIL is encoded by the coding sequence ATGAACACGTTAAAGTTTGCGGGCTGGCTACGGGAGCGGGGCTGGAACCTTACACTTTTTGTCCTCACCAATTCGCCCTTGCACCAAGGTGCGCAACACCAAGGCATTGCGTGTGTGAGCACCGCGCGCCACCGCAAATACTTCGATGTTACAGGTGCCCGCTGGCTCGCCCACAACCTAAAACGGCTTCAAATTCCGGTGCTTATCCTCACCCAAAACCGGGAAATGGATTTGGTAAGCTTAACCAAGCTGCGCCTAGGTAAAAGCTTAAAGCTTATCTATCAACAACATATGCAGCTGGGGCCGCCTAAGCGGGATGTAGTGCATTCGCTACGCTTCATGGCGCTGGATGCGTGGCTTTCACCCCTGAATTTGTTGGCTGCCGAAGTAGAATCCAAAACGCGCTTCAATCCCGACCGCGTTTATGTAGTGCCGATTGGCATTAATCTAGACCGTTTTGTTAGCCCCGGCGTGACAACCGTAGCGGCGCGGCAGCAACTGCAATTACCCGCTCAAACGCCACTGTTGGGCATTCTGGGCCGTATCGATGCTGGTAAGGGCCAGGATTTTGTAGTGAGTGTGCTGCACCACTTGCGCACGGAAAATAAACTTCCGGTGGAGCTGGTGATTATGGGCGAGCCAACTAAAAACGAAGGCGATGCTTACTGGAACGCCTTACAGCAGCAGGTACAGGAGTTGGATCTTGCGCAAGTAGTTCATTTTCGGCCATTTAGCGAACATGCCGAAGTGTTTTTTCAGGCTATCGATGTATTTGTGCTAGCCTCGGCCAACGAAACCTACGGCATGGTTACCATCGAAGCCATGGCTTCGGCACGGCCAGTAGTAGCGACGCGTTCTGGTGGTACTACCGAAATTATACAAGATGAAATAACCGGGTTGCTGTATCCGCCGCGCGATTTGCAGGCGTGCGCGCAGTGCGTTGCCCGCTACATACATGACCCCGAACAAGCTCACCAAATTGCGCAATTGGCTCAGCGCGAGGCTCAACGGAAGTATTCGCACCACCGCCAATGCGAGCTTACAGAAGCGATAATTTATAGCATTCTGTAA
- a CDS encoding YceD family protein, with translation MKKDAQFDLAIAKLAFKTHHFAFELGRAFFEQFDQSLIQEGDLHADLDLTKTDRLLTLDFHIKGTVRLTCDRSLEEFDQPIDVQHQLLVRYGDQDLELDEDVFQITPDTQTLPVAQHLFDYIGLAIPMKKLHPRFQNEPDENPEADSKLIFSTRSDADENDDEPSDPRWDALRNLN, from the coding sequence GTGAAAAAGGACGCACAATTCGATTTGGCAATTGCCAAACTAGCCTTCAAAACGCATCATTTTGCGTTTGAGCTGGGGCGTGCTTTTTTTGAGCAGTTCGACCAAAGCTTAATCCAGGAGGGTGATCTTCATGCGGATCTTGATCTGACAAAAACCGACCGCCTGTTGACGCTTGATTTTCACATCAAGGGTACCGTGCGCCTTACCTGCGATCGTAGCTTGGAAGAATTCGACCAACCGATTGACGTGCAGCACCAACTGCTTGTGCGCTACGGCGATCAGGACCTGGAGCTGGACGAAGATGTGTTCCAAATCACGCCTGATACCCAGACGCTTCCTGTTGCTCAGCATTTGTTCGACTACATCGGGCTTGCAATTCCGATGAAGAAGTTACACCCACGTTTCCAGAACGAACCGGACGAAAATCCAGAGGCGGATAGCAAGCTTATTTTTTCTACCCGCAGCGATGCGGATGAAAACGACGATGAGCCTTCCGACCCACGTTGGGATGCGTTACGCAACCTCAACTAG
- the plsX gene encoding phosphate acyltransferase PlsX yields the protein MKIALDAMGGDFAPQAAVDGAVLAAEKLDGKAQIVLIGQEEAVRPLLEQHGPAAASLILIPASQVIEMGEHPAKAYQQKQDSSIAVGYRMLHAGELDAFCSAGSTGAMLVGAMFSVKAVPGVLRPAIANFVPKMHGGYGILLDVGANAECKPEMLEQFGELGSLYAQYVLGINEPKVGLMNLGEEEGKGTVLTQAAHQLLKVNPHINFVGNIEGRDLFNSKADVIVCDGYTGNVVLKLAESIYDILVEKQMHDPFFDKFNYEAIGGSPILGINDNAIIGHGVSTPFAICNMLLQGYQMAESGISDQIKSTFKS from the coding sequence ATGAAGATAGCCCTGGACGCAATGGGGGGCGATTTTGCTCCTCAGGCTGCTGTCGATGGCGCTGTGCTGGCAGCTGAAAAGCTGGACGGCAAAGCTCAGATTGTGCTTATCGGCCAGGAAGAAGCCGTGCGGCCCTTGCTTGAACAACACGGACCGGCGGCTGCTAGCCTTATTCTCATCCCCGCATCGCAGGTGATCGAGATGGGCGAGCACCCAGCCAAAGCCTATCAGCAGAAGCAGGATTCCAGTATTGCTGTAGGCTATCGCATGCTGCACGCTGGAGAATTGGATGCCTTCTGCTCAGCAGGCAGCACGGGAGCCATGTTGGTCGGTGCAATGTTTAGCGTAAAAGCTGTGCCGGGTGTACTGCGTCCGGCCATTGCTAATTTTGTTCCGAAGATGCATGGCGGATACGGCATTCTGTTGGACGTAGGTGCCAATGCCGAATGCAAACCCGAAATGCTGGAGCAATTTGGCGAGCTCGGCTCTTTGTATGCTCAATACGTTTTGGGCATTAACGAGCCGAAAGTAGGCCTCATGAACTTGGGGGAAGAGGAAGGCAAGGGTACAGTCCTTACTCAGGCTGCCCATCAATTATTAAAGGTGAACCCGCACATCAATTTTGTGGGTAACATCGAGGGCCGCGACCTGTTCAATTCCAAAGCTGACGTTATTGTCTGCGACGGATATACTGGCAACGTCGTGCTGAAATTAGCTGAGTCGATCTATGATATTCTGGTCGAGAAGCAGATGCACGATCCGTTCTTCGATAAATTTAACTACGAAGCCATTGGAGGCAGCCCAATCTTGGGCATCAACGACAATGCCATTATTGGTCATGGTGTAAGTACTCCATTTGCTATCTGCAACATGCTGCTGCAAGGCTATCAAATGGCCGAATCAGGCATCTCCGACCAAATAAAAAGCACATTCAAGTCCTAG
- a CDS encoding DUF4290 domain-containing protein: protein MTLPSPYKHELLLREYGKSTYELVQTLRTIEDKAERTRRAQQIVQLIFRLNPSLRDQPDAQQKVWNHLFVMSDEDLDVDSPFPLHSLDLLAKQPKAVAYPKQSPKIRAYGRAVELLIEQAIAMEDPAEREQATITIGRTMKFLYRSHNKENAKDVTILKHLKELSGGKLELDPAQVEAQGLFEFATTGRPAPFIVPQPRNDRDPRRGGGNNRRDKQRRGGKKGRQEPQQPPQ, encoded by the coding sequence ATGACACTCCCCTCCCCTTATAAGCACGAATTGCTGTTGCGCGAGTACGGCAAAAGCACCTATGAATTGGTGCAAACGCTGCGCACAATCGAGGACAAGGCCGAACGCACCCGCCGCGCCCAGCAGATTGTCCAGCTCATTTTTCGCCTGAATCCAAGCCTACGCGATCAGCCCGATGCCCAGCAGAAGGTCTGGAATCACTTATTTGTGATGTCGGACGAAGATCTGGACGTGGACAGCCCTTTTCCCCTGCACAGCCTCGACTTGCTGGCAAAGCAGCCCAAAGCGGTAGCCTATCCAAAGCAGAGCCCCAAAATCAGGGCGTACGGCCGGGCCGTAGAACTACTGATCGAGCAGGCTATTGCTATGGAAGATCCTGCGGAACGCGAACAGGCTACCATCACCATTGGCCGGACAATGAAGTTCTTGTATCGCTCTCATAATAAGGAGAATGCAAAGGACGTCACGATTCTGAAGCACTTGAAAGAGCTGTCAGGCGGCAAGCTAGAACTGGACCCAGCGCAGGTAGAAGCGCAAGGGCTCTTCGAATTTGCCACCACTGGGCGTCCGGCACCATTTATCGTACCCCAACCTCGCAATGACCGTGACCCGCGCCGGGGGGGCGGAAACAATCGTCGCGACAAACAACGCCGTGGCGGCAAGAAAGGCCGCCAGGAACCACAACAACCCCCGCAATAA
- the accC gene encoding acetyl-CoA carboxylase biotin carboxylase subunit produces MFKKILIANRGEIALRIIRTCKEMGIKTVAVYSTADKESLHVRFADEAVCIGPPPSAQSYLNIPTLIAAAEITNADAIHPGYGFLSENAEFSRICQENGIKFIGASPEMINSMGDKASAKATMKKAGVPTIPGSEGLIDSFQDALKIAHKIKYPIILKATAGGGGRGMRVARTDEELEKGWNDARAEAKAAFGNDGIYLEKFVEEPRHIEIQIVGDQYGRAAHLSERDCSIQRRHQKLVEEAPSPFVTEELREKMGKAAVAGAKSIGYEGVGTIEFLVDKNRDFYFMEMNTRIQVEHPVTEEIINYDLIKEQIKVAAGVPISGNNYGPKMHAMECRINAEDPSNGFRPSPGKITVLHIPGGHGVRVDTHVYAGYTIPPNYDSMIAKLITVAQTREECIVKMKRALSEFVVEGVKTTIPFHLALMDNQNFREGNFTTAFLDTFDFSEL; encoded by the coding sequence ATGTTTAAGAAAATACTGATTGCCAATCGGGGTGAGATTGCTTTGCGCATCATCCGTACCTGCAAGGAAATGGGCATCAAGACGGTAGCCGTTTATTCGACTGCCGACAAGGAGAGCTTGCACGTGCGCTTCGCCGACGAAGCCGTGTGCATTGGCCCGCCACCCAGCGCACAGTCCTACCTGAACATCCCGACCCTGATCGCGGCCGCTGAAATTACCAATGCCGATGCCATTCACCCCGGCTATGGCTTCCTGTCAGAAAACGCTGAATTCTCGCGTATCTGCCAAGAAAACGGCATTAAGTTTATTGGTGCCTCGCCAGAAATGATCAACTCCATGGGCGATAAGGCTTCGGCTAAAGCAACCATGAAAAAGGCCGGCGTCCCGACCATTCCAGGCTCTGAAGGCTTGATCGACTCCTTTCAGGATGCGTTAAAAATTGCGCACAAGATCAAGTATCCTATCATTTTGAAAGCAACAGCCGGCGGCGGCGGACGTGGCATGCGCGTTGCCCGCACCGACGAAGAGCTGGAAAAAGGATGGAACGACGCACGTGCTGAAGCCAAAGCCGCTTTCGGCAACGATGGCATCTACCTGGAGAAGTTTGTCGAAGAGCCGCGCCACATCGAGATCCAGATTGTGGGCGACCAATACGGCCGTGCCGCGCACCTTTCCGAGCGCGATTGCAGCATTCAACGTCGGCACCAGAAGCTGGTAGAAGAAGCGCCTTCGCCTTTCGTCACGGAAGAACTGCGGGAGAAGATGGGCAAAGCTGCTGTAGCAGGTGCCAAGTCCATCGGTTACGAAGGCGTAGGCACTATTGAATTTCTAGTGGATAAAAACCGGGATTTCTACTTCATGGAGATGAACACACGCATCCAGGTAGAACACCCTGTTACTGAGGAGATTATCAATTACGATCTCATCAAAGAGCAAATCAAAGTCGCGGCTGGTGTGCCGATTTCGGGTAATAATTACGGCCCGAAGATGCACGCCATGGAATGCCGTATTAACGCCGAAGACCCCAGCAACGGCTTCCGCCCCTCCCCCGGCAAGATCACGGTGTTGCACATCCCAGGGGGCCACGGCGTGCGCGTCGATACGCATGTGTACGCGGGCTACACCATCCCGCCAAATTACGACTCGATGATTGCCAAGCTCATTACCGTGGCGCAAACCCGGGAAGAGTGCATCGTGAAAATGAAGCGTGCCCTGAGCGAATTTGTGGTAGAAGGCGTAAAAACAACCATTCCCTTCCACTTGGCATTGATGGACAACCAGAACTTCCGGGAAGGCAATTTCACCACTGCTTTCCTAGATACCTTCGACTTTTCAGAACTGTAA
- a CDS encoding ATP-dependent helicase encodes MDYLKLLNESQAAAVMQTEGPCMIIAGAGSGKTRVLTYRIANLLEQGVDPFNILALTFTNKAAREMRARIEKVVGPEAKNLWMGTFHSIFARILRSEADKIGFPRHFTIYDTQDSKTLVSQIVKELDLDDKLYKPGMVLGRISAAKNKLISVQQYVNDPVIRQDDEAALRPKIGVIYQQYASRCFKAGAMDFDDLLFNTNVLFKDHPDVLNKYQNIFKFVMVDEYQDTNYSQYLITRKLAAKDRNICVVGDDAQSIYAFRGADIQNILNFEKDYPELQVFKLEQNYRSTKNIVRAANSVIKNNKAQLRKDVFSDNEDGTLIEVIKASSDNEEGKLVANSIYEDKMNLHLSYDDFAILYRTNAQSRAMEEALRKLNIKYKIVGGLSFYQRKEIKDLVAYLRLTVNPNDEQALRRVINYPKRGIGDTTISKLINAAEESNHTLWEVVSNANSFLATRIANPIEGFAEQIKSYAVLAAKEDAFEAAKFIAKNSGMIEELYSDKSIEGLSRYENIQELLNGIKEYVDDPEREDKSLAAFLQDIALVTDADTKDAKDEGETVTLMTIHSAKGLEFRNVYIVGMEENLFPSQMMITSRADLEEERRLFYVAITRAEKKLVLSYATSRYQWGNLRSCEKSRFLDEIDPQYVDFKFAASPNPGESTFGHVLERRSNLIPPAPRKTVAKGYTPPADFQPSDTSNLATGQRVEHPKFGYGTVTKLETQQGSTKAIIQFEEVGEKTLLLSFAKLRVLT; translated from the coding sequence CTGGATTATCTTAAACTACTGAATGAGTCGCAGGCGGCGGCGGTAATGCAAACCGAAGGCCCCTGCATGATTATAGCGGGCGCCGGTTCGGGCAAAACGCGGGTATTGACCTACCGCATAGCCAACTTGCTCGAACAGGGCGTGGACCCGTTCAACATTCTGGCTCTGACTTTCACCAACAAAGCCGCGCGGGAGATGCGGGCGCGGATTGAAAAGGTGGTTGGGCCGGAAGCCAAGAACCTGTGGATGGGCACATTCCACTCAATTTTTGCGCGCATCCTGCGCTCTGAAGCCGACAAAATTGGTTTCCCGCGCCACTTTACCATTTACGACACGCAGGACTCCAAAACCTTAGTGTCGCAGATTGTGAAGGAGTTGGACTTGGATGACAAGCTTTACAAGCCGGGCATGGTGCTGGGTCGCATTTCAGCGGCCAAGAACAAGCTAATTTCGGTGCAACAGTATGTAAATGACCCCGTTATCCGGCAGGACGACGAAGCAGCTTTACGCCCTAAAATCGGGGTGATTTACCAGCAATATGCCTCGCGCTGCTTCAAGGCTGGCGCCATGGACTTTGATGATTTGTTGTTCAACACCAACGTGCTGTTCAAGGATCATCCGGATGTGCTGAATAAATACCAGAACATCTTCAAGTTTGTGATGGTCGATGAGTATCAGGACACGAACTATTCGCAGTACCTGATTACCAGAAAGTTAGCCGCCAAGGACCGCAACATCTGCGTGGTGGGCGACGATGCCCAAAGCATCTACGCCTTCCGCGGCGCCGACATTCAGAACATCCTCAACTTCGAGAAGGATTATCCTGAGCTACAGGTCTTTAAGCTGGAGCAAAACTACCGTTCGACCAAGAACATCGTGCGGGCGGCCAACTCCGTCATCAAGAACAACAAAGCCCAGCTCCGCAAAGACGTTTTTTCCGACAACGAAGACGGCACCCTAATCGAAGTAATCAAGGCTTCCTCCGACAACGAGGAAGGTAAATTGGTGGCTAACTCGATCTACGAGGACAAGATGAACCTGCATCTTTCCTACGACGACTTTGCCATCTTGTACCGAACCAACGCCCAAAGCCGGGCAATGGAAGAGGCCCTGCGCAAGCTCAACATCAAGTACAAGATCGTTGGCGGCCTCTCTTTCTATCAGCGCAAGGAAATTAAGGATCTTGTTGCTTACCTGCGACTTACGGTAAACCCAAATGACGAGCAGGCGTTACGACGCGTGATCAATTACCCTAAGCGTGGCATTGGCGACACGACCATCAGCAAGCTGATTAATGCCGCTGAGGAATCGAACCACACGCTGTGGGAAGTGGTCAGCAACGCCAATTCTTTCCTCGCGACGCGCATTGCAAATCCTATTGAAGGGTTTGCCGAGCAAATCAAGAGCTATGCCGTGTTGGCGGCCAAAGAAGATGCGTTTGAGGCAGCCAAGTTCATTGCCAAGAATTCGGGGATGATCGAGGAGCTTTACTCGGATAAGAGCATTGAAGGCTTGTCGCGCTACGAAAACATTCAGGAACTACTGAACGGTATCAAGGAGTACGTAGATGATCCGGAGCGTGAAGACAAGTCGCTGGCAGCCTTTCTGCAAGACATTGCCCTCGTAACCGACGCCGACACCAAAGACGCCAAGGACGAAGGCGAAACAGTCACGCTGATGACCATTCACTCGGCTAAAGGTCTGGAATTCAGAAATGTATACATCGTCGGCATGGAGGAAAATCTCTTCCCCTCGCAGATGATGATTACGTCGCGCGCTGATTTGGAGGAAGAGCGCCGCCTCTTTTACGTGGCCATTACGCGGGCCGAGAAGAAGCTGGTGCTTAGCTACGCTACCTCGCGTTATCAGTGGGGTAACCTACGCAGCTGCGAAAAGAGCCGCTTTTTAGATGAGATTGATCCTCAATACGTTGACTTTAAGTTTGCAGCAAGCCCAAACCCCGGCGAGTCAACTTTCGGGCACGTATTGGAGCGGCGCAGCAACCTTATTCCGCCTGCTCCGCGTAAGACGGTAGCAAAAGGCTATACCCCGCCCGCGGATTTTCAGCCGAGCGATACCTCCAATCTCGCTACTGGGCAACGGGTGGAGCACCCTAAGTTTGGCTACGGCACCGTTACCAAGCTGGAAACGCAACAAGGCTCGACCAAAGCCATCATTCAGTTTGAAGAAGTCGGCGAGAAAACCTTATTGCTGAGTTTTGCCAAATTGCGCGTGCTCACTTAA
- the accB gene encoding acetyl-CoA carboxylase biotin carboxyl carrier protein yields MKAKELQELLDFIAKSGLNKVNIETEEFKISVQREPSYKPIIGSVSAAPAPAPVAAAPAPAPAAAPTQATPASAPAPEAAASSNYQPLKAPMIGTFYRSNSPDNPPFVSVGDMVEKGQVICIIEAMKLFNEIEAESSGRVVKVLVENSTPVEYDQPLFLIEPM; encoded by the coding sequence ATGAAAGCCAAAGAACTTCAGGAACTACTCGATTTCATTGCCAAATCGGGCTTGAACAAAGTCAACATTGAAACCGAAGAGTTCAAGATCTCGGTGCAACGTGAGCCCAGTTACAAACCCATAATTGGTTCCGTGTCGGCTGCTCCGGCTCCGGCCCCTGTAGCAGCGGCCCCAGCACCTGCTCCGGCGGCTGCCCCAACCCAGGCGACACCCGCTTCGGCTCCGGCCCCAGAAGCTGCAGCCAGCAGCAACTACCAGCCCTTGAAAGCACCGATGATCGGCACTTTCTATCGCAGCAACAGCCCCGACAACCCTCCTTTCGTGAGCGTTGGCGACATGGTGGAGAAAGGTCAGGTTATCTGCATCATCGAAGCCATGAAGCTGTTCAATGAAATTGAAGCTGAATCGTCGGGGCGCGTAGTGAAGGTATTGGTAGAGAACTCTACGCCCGTGGAGTACGACCAGCCGTTGTTTCTCATCGAACCGATGTAA
- the efp gene encoding elongation factor P: MATTADFRNGLVLEYNNDLYVITEFQHVKPGKGPAFVRTKLRNIKTGKVLDNTFNAGVKVTTARVEQRPHQYLFRDDYGFTFMDNATFEQVVLPEAMVPFADLMKEGQEATILFHAETEQPLTAELPTTVELIVTYTEPGLRGDTATNTLKPATVETGARIQVPLFIEQDQKIRVDTRDYSYVERVK, from the coding sequence ATGGCCACCACCGCAGATTTTCGCAACGGTCTGGTACTTGAGTACAACAACGACCTGTACGTTATCACTGAATTTCAGCACGTAAAGCCGGGCAAAGGTCCCGCTTTCGTTCGCACGAAGCTTCGTAATATCAAAACCGGCAAGGTGCTCGACAACACCTTCAATGCAGGCGTGAAAGTTACCACTGCTCGTGTGGAGCAACGTCCGCATCAATACCTGTTCCGCGACGACTATGGCTTTACGTTCATGGACAACGCGACGTTTGAGCAAGTGGTGCTTCCCGAAGCGATGGTTCCGTTCGCTGACCTGATGAAGGAAGGCCAGGAAGCGACAATATTATTTCACGCCGAAACGGAACAGCCCCTGACGGCCGAATTACCCACGACGGTAGAATTGATTGTGACGTACACTGAGCCCGGTTTGCGCGGCGATACGGCCACGAACACCTTAAAGCCGGCAACGGTAGAAACCGGCGCCCGTATTCAGGTTCCGCTATTCATTGAGCAAGACCAGAAAATTCGCGTCGATACGCGCGATTACTCCTATGTCGAAAGAGTCAAATAA
- the rpmF gene encoding 50S ribosomal protein L32, with protein sequence MAHPKRRTSKTRRDKRRTHDKLTPKAITICQNTGELHLRHKAYVVDGDLYLHGKVAIKDYAPVAAAATSTDEE encoded by the coding sequence ATGGCACATCCTAAGCGCCGCACCTCCAAAACCCGTCGCGACAAGCGTCGCACCCACGACAAGCTCACTCCGAAAGCAATCACTATTTGCCAAAATACTGGTGAGCTTCACCTGCGTCACAAGGCTTATGTAGTAGATGGTGATCTATATCTGCACGGCAAAGTAGCGATTAAAGATTACGCTCCAGTAGCCGCTGCCGCGACTTCTACCGACGAGGAATAA